A stretch of the Deltaproteobacteria bacterium genome encodes the following:
- the iscU gene encoding Fe-S cluster assembly scaffold IscU → MAYTDKVLEHYQNPRNVGSFVKDEDNVGTGVVGAPECGDVMKLQLKINPETEVIEDARFKTFGCGSAIASSSYVTELVKGKTVAEAYQIKNSQIVQELSLPPVKIHCSVLAEDAIKAAVSDWRDRTKKYEAKKEEAA, encoded by the coding sequence ATGGCCTACACAGATAAGGTTTTAGAGCATTATCAAAATCCCAGAAACGTGGGCAGTTTTGTGAAAGATGAAGATAACGTAGGGACTGGCGTGGTTGGCGCTCCGGAGTGCGGAGACGTGATGAAACTCCAGCTCAAGATCAACCCAGAGACCGAGGTGATCGAAGACGCACGCTTTAAGACCTTCGGGTGTGGCTCCGCGATTGCGTCGTCAAGTTATGTCACTGAACTGGTCAAGGGAAAGACTGTCGCCGAAGCCTACCAGATTAAGAACTCGCAGATCGTGCAAGAACTGTCCTTGCCACCGGTGAAAATCCATTGTTCGGTTCTCGCGGAAGATGCGATTAAAGCTGCCGTGTCCGATTGGCGCGACCGGACGAAAAAATATGAAGCGAAAAAGGAAGAGGCGGCCTAA
- a CDS encoding FAD-dependent oxidoreductase has protein sequence MGEPTAHPPNAYTAIIERVYDHNADTRSLFLRLPPTRRLNFQPGQFLSFSLPVAGKMLTRPYSIASDPVEDAPLEICFNLVPGGLGSSYLFDCQVGDCLNFTGPWGTFVLDHPLSVECVFLAEGTGIAPIRPMIRQMLALPRPVPMRLLYSARRESDLLYRQELETWARDYPSFHFEPILSEPPSSWLERQGTWVEHAERRYLLADQDRSRHFFICGVGSSVTQLRDLLRGAGYERRAVHYEKW, from the coding sequence ATGGGAGAACCAACTGCCCACCCGCCCAATGCCTATACGGCGATCATCGAGCGCGTGTACGACCACAATGCTGACACGCGTTCGTTATTCTTGCGCTTGCCGCCGACTCGACGCCTCAATTTTCAGCCCGGGCAATTTTTGTCGTTCTCTCTCCCGGTTGCTGGGAAGATGCTGACTCGCCCGTACTCCATTGCCTCTGATCCTGTAGAGGATGCGCCGTTGGAAATCTGTTTCAATCTCGTTCCCGGCGGGCTTGGATCATCGTACCTGTTCGACTGTCAGGTCGGAGATTGTCTCAACTTTACCGGCCCTTGGGGTACCTTCGTGCTCGATCATCCGCTGAGCGTGGAATGCGTCTTCCTTGCCGAAGGGACCGGCATTGCTCCTATACGTCCGATGATCCGGCAAATGCTTGCACTGCCTCGTCCGGTGCCGATGCGGCTTCTTTACAGTGCGAGGCGGGAAAGCGACCTCCTGTATCGTCAGGAGCTAGAAACCTGGGCACGGGATTATCCCTCATTTCACTTCGAGCCTATACTCTCGGAGCCACCTTCCTCATGGCTAGAAAGACAAGGGACGTGGGTGGAACATGCCGAGCGCCGCTACCTGCTGGCCGACCAAGACCGTAGCCGCCATTTCTTCATCTGCGGCGTTGGGAGTTCGGTGACGCAGCTTCGCGATCTGTTGCGCGGCGCTGGGTACGAACGCCGCGCTGTGCACTACGAAAAATGGTAG
- a CDS encoding 2Fe-2S iron-sulfur cluster binding domain-containing protein produces the protein MAILRVLYETGDPERVIEFDPSQAPFQHDGQSGSILDVLLGHDASLEHACGGNCACTTCHVIVKKGMAQLSENTEEEDDLLDKAPGLTPTSRLGCQAVITGGEIVIVIPRYTINQQA, from the coding sequence ATGGCCATACTGCGTGTCCTCTATGAAACCGGCGATCCCGAGCGTGTCATCGAGTTCGATCCGTCCCAAGCTCCGTTTCAACATGACGGTCAGTCGGGGTCGATTCTTGACGTGCTGCTCGGCCACGATGCATCTCTTGAGCACGCCTGCGGCGGCAATTGTGCGTGCACTACGTGCCATGTCATCGTGAAAAAGGGCATGGCTCAGCTTTCTGAGAATACTGAAGAGGAAGATGATCTGCTCGACAAGGCTCCAGGGCTGACGCCTACTTCTCGTCTCGGCTGCCAGGCCGTGATTACCGGCGGCGAGATCGTCATTGTGATCCCGCGCTACACGATTAACCAACAGGCGTGA
- a CDS encoding Mrp/NBP35 family ATP-binding protein, with amino-acid sequence MPTPQELLEALKQVRYPGFSRNIVDFGMVKDILVGSASVMVQLAPSSDNPEALTVLRDDVIAALKSLVSVPIQVEMQRPAPVAAPRPPKPELPGIQYLVAVASGKGGVGKSTVSVNLAAALTTLGRRVGILDADVYGPSIPLMLGIDERPQVTEEKRLLPVIKHGLKVMSTGFLVPDGQAVVWRGPMLDKLLTEFLQNVEWGELDVLVIDLPPGTGDAQLTIMQKTPLAGGVVVTTPQDVALLDVRRGVKMFTEAEVPVLGVIENMSYHVCRKCGHRAEIFSHGGGARMAEQFHTAFLGEIPLVREIREDGDQGRPLVIADPAHPQSLAFVQIARQVLMRLEERSRRELGVAQ; translated from the coding sequence ATGCCAACTCCGCAAGAGCTGCTTGAAGCGCTGAAGCAAGTCAGATATCCGGGATTCAGCCGGAATATCGTCGATTTCGGCATGGTGAAAGATATTCTGGTGGGAAGTGCCAGTGTGATGGTGCAGCTTGCGCCATCGTCGGATAATCCAGAAGCGCTCACCGTTCTCCGTGACGATGTGATCGCGGCGTTGAAATCGCTGGTGTCCGTGCCGATCCAAGTGGAAATGCAGCGTCCTGCGCCGGTCGCTGCTCCACGTCCGCCGAAACCCGAGCTGCCTGGAATACAATATCTTGTCGCTGTGGCCAGTGGGAAAGGTGGAGTGGGCAAGTCCACCGTCTCGGTGAATTTGGCGGCGGCGCTTACAACGTTGGGGCGACGCGTCGGCATTCTCGATGCCGATGTGTATGGTCCAAGCATCCCGCTGATGCTTGGCATCGACGAACGTCCACAAGTGACCGAAGAGAAACGTCTGTTGCCGGTGATCAAGCATGGCTTGAAAGTCATGTCTACTGGATTTTTAGTACCAGATGGGCAGGCGGTCGTGTGGCGTGGCCCCATGCTGGATAAGCTGCTGACGGAATTTCTCCAGAATGTGGAATGGGGAGAACTCGACGTTTTAGTGATTGACCTCCCGCCAGGGACCGGCGACGCGCAGCTAACGATCATGCAAAAGACGCCTCTTGCTGGCGGTGTGGTGGTGACGACGCCGCAAGATGTGGCACTGCTCGATGTGCGCCGTGGAGTGAAGATGTTTACCGAGGCCGAGGTGCCAGTGCTCGGGGTCATCGAAAACATGAGTTACCATGTGTGCCGTAAATGTGGCCATCGGGCCGAAATTTTCAGCCACGGTGGCGGTGCGCGCATGGCTGAACAATTCCACACGGCTTTTCTCGGCGAGATTCCCCTGGTGCGTGAGATCCGAGAGGATGGAGATCAAGGGCGACCGCTGGTCATTGCCGACCCTGCACACCCGCAGAGCTTGGCGTTCGTCCAGATTGCCCGACAAGTGCTGATGCGGTTGGAGGAGCGATCCCGCCGCGAACTGGGAGTTGCCCAGTAG